One part of the Caloenas nicobarica isolate bCalNic1 chromosome 38, bCalNic1.hap1, whole genome shotgun sequence genome encodes these proteins:
- the LOC136001228 gene encoding zinc finger protein 835-like, giving the protein MAGRAGSAPCRAGGPGPQCPRWRPRDRNRNRDRNRNRDRDRNRDRGGNGTRALRGHGGGSSSLTLALTPGAATTRPPGDADEAEGATVAAPPPRPHRCGECGKAFARGSTLLEHQRVHTGEKPFCCGQCGARFSQSSTLVHHRRTHTGERPFACPDCGRAFGRRSTLATHRRTHTGERPYACPDCGRRFGVSSDLAKHRRGAHGGRQRGCHHGGDGGHGSKRDHGDGGDTTEGGGCWSKHHEKVGGDHGDGDDATLDGARWNRRHEKVGGDHECGGDTTEDGGFWRRHHEKVGGGHKDGSDLMEGGGRWKEHHEKVGGDTEDGGDATEDGKEHHEKVSGDHDSGGHRQEHHEEVNGDHEDGGDTTEDGKEHHEVGGDHDRGGCWKEHHEKVNGDHEDSGDTTGVGKDHHERVGGDHGHGGCWQEHHEKVGGDHDSGGCWKEHHEKVGGGTEDGGGTTEDGKDYHEKVNGDHEDGGDTAGDGKAHHEQVGGDHGHGGCWQDHHEQPDGAHAGAAAAHGPHGLDHPTGAAAAQRCPECGRWFRHAPTFLLHLQAHAGTFPCPLCPQRFAGSAQLARHRRHHREPPAPRPRRDGDAAKRFRCEACGKGFAQSSKLLRHRVTHTGEKPFGCRDCGKIFSQSSNLAEHRRTHGGAPRHLCGVCGKSFALRAYLAKHRRTHGGERPFRCAQCGKAFRQSSNLLQHRRTHTGERPFACGECGKSFCQSSHLAKHRRTHTGERPFACADCGKRFRQSGNLLEHRHAHTGQRPFACARCGKTFAWSSAFSKHLRTHRA; this is encoded by the exons ATGGCGGGCCGGGCGGGAAGCGCCCCCTGCAGGGCGGGGGGACCCGGCCCCCAGTGCCCCCGCTGGCGCCCCCGGGACCGGAACCGGAACCGGGACCGGAACCGGaaccgggaccgggaccggaACCGGGACCGCGGCGGAAACGGGACCCGCGcgctgcggggacacgggggcggCAG CTCCTCGCTGACACTGGCACTGACACCGGGAGCGGCCACCACCCGGCCACCGG GCGATGCCGACGAGGCCGAAGGCGCCACCGTGGCCGCCCCCCCACCACGTCCCCACCGCTGCGGGGAGTGCGGCAAG GCGTTCGCCCGCGGGTCCACCCTCCTGGAGCACCAGCGCGTCCACACGGGCGAGAAGCCCTTTTGCTGCGGCCAATGCGGCGCCCGCTTCAGCCAGAGCTCCACGCTGGTCCATCACCGGCGCACGCATACCGGGGAGCGGCCGTTCGCCTGTCCCGACTGCGGAAGGGCCTTCGGGAGGAGGTCCACGCTGGCCACGCACCGGCGCACGCACACGGGCGAGCGGCCCTACGCGTGTCCCGACTGCGGGCGGCGCTTCGGCGTCAGCTCCGACCTGGCCAAGCACCGGCGAGGGGCGCAcggggggcggcagcggggctgccatcacgggggggacgggggacatgggAGCAAACGAGACCACGGAGATGGGGGTGACACCACGGAGGGTGGTGGGTGTTGGAGCAAACATCACGAGAAGGTCGGTGGTGACCATGGAGATGGTGATGATGCTACATTGGATGGTGCACGTTGGAATAGACGCCACGAGAAGGTTGGTGGAGACCATGAATGTGGTGGTGACACCACAGAGGATGGTGGATTTTGGAGAAGACATCACGAGAAGGTCGGtggaggccacaaagatggcAGTGACCTCATGGAGGGTGGTGGACGTTGGAAGGAGCATCACGAGAAGGTCGGTGGTGACACCGAGGACGGTGGTGACGCCACAGAGGATGGGAAGGAGCATCATGAGAAGGTCAGTGGTGATCATGACAGTGGTGGACATCGGCAGGAACATCACGAGGAGGTCAATGGAGACCATGAAGATGGCGGTGACACCACAGAGGATGGGAAGGAGCATCACGAGGTCGGTGGTGACCATGACAGGGGTGGATGTTGGAAGGAGCATCACGAGAAGGTCAATGGAGACCATGAAGACAGTGGTGACACCACAGGGGTTGGGAAGGACCATCACGAGCGGGTTGGCGGTGACCACGGCCATGGTGGATGTTGGCAGGAACATCATGAGAAGGTGGGTGGTGACCATGACAGTGGCGGATGTTGGAAGGAGCATCACGAGAAGGTCGGTGGTGGCACTGAGGATGGTGGTGGCACCACAGAGGATGGGAAGGACTATCACGAGAAGGTCAATGGAGACCATGAAGACGGTGGTGACACCGCAGGGGATGGGAAGGCCCATCATGAGCAGGTCGGCGGTGACCACGGCCACGGTGGATGTTGGCAGGACCATCACGAgcagcccgacggagcccacGCCGGTGCCGCCGCGGCGCATGGTCCCCACGGCCTCGACCATCCCACTGGCGCCGCcgcagcccagcgctgccccgaGTGCGGCCGCTGGTTCCGCCACGCGCCCACGTTCCTGCTGCACCTGCAGGCCCACGCGGGCACCTTCCCGTGCCCGCTGTGCCCGCAGCGCTTCGCGGGCAGCGCCCAGCTGGCGCGGCACCGCCGGCACCACCGCGAGCCCCcggcgccgcggccccgccgcgaCGGCGACGCCGCGAAGCGCTTCCGGTGCGAGGCGTGCGGCAAGGGCTTCGCGCAGAGCTCCAAGCTGCTGCGCCACCGCGTCACCCACACCGGCGAGAAGCCGTTCGGCTGCCGCGACTGCGGGAAGATCTTCAGCCAGAGCTCCAACCTGGCCGAGCACCGGCGCACGCACGGCGGCGCGCCGCGGCACCTCTGCGGCGTCTGCGGGAAGAGCTTCGCGCTGCGGGCGTATTTGGCCAAGCACCGGCGCACGCACGGCGGGGAGCGGCCGTTCCGCTGCGCCCAGTGCGGGAAGGCGTTCCGGCAAAGCTCCAACCTGCTGCAGCACCGGCGCACGCACACCGGCGAGCGGCCGTTCGCCTGCGGCGAGTGCGGCAAGAGCTTCTGCCAGAGCTCGCACCTGGCCAAGCACCGGCGCACGCACACGGGCGAGCGGCCCTTCGCCTGCGCCGACTGCGGCAAGCGGTTCCGGCAGAGCGGCAACCTGCTGGAGCACCGGCACGCGCACACGGGCCAGCGGCCCTTCGCCTGCGCCCGCTGCGGGAAGACGTTCGCCTGGAGCTCGGCCTTCAGCAAGCACCTGCGCACACACCGCGCGTGA